One segment of Theobroma cacao cultivar B97-61/B2 chromosome 9, Criollo_cocoa_genome_V2, whole genome shotgun sequence DNA contains the following:
- the LOC18589602 gene encoding uncharacterized protein LOC18589602 isoform X2, with the protein MVLTLAMESVSVSHTIFATNQRNPVRISPPIHVGRKFHFRAARCRFGFLSCSKKSNFQDFQGFAKPSRLLPSTELKVCTETLGENIFSSTSLNGARSFYKRIPAYLLIEDPAKLENVTEPETLYFQRGSVDEFVFEGPNLGKVEALWISLESGQWRLGGVSLIILNASQPSFEEDYGDNVEFIGSKYNFKVDEILLGEGGDESMVELRPCLVTELSGPNLFKMFSKGFSQPTLPLSDQISNEKSMKEYADLKFSLLLYDAVLIFVGTSFASFSIGESSALAFLLGGISGFLYLLLLQRSVDGLSASELISKNPGDQMVRFRSPLSILALAVALSLLAVKYGVGDTPFVLTPKELLVGMIGFLVCKVAVVLAAFKPLPVSIEERE; encoded by the exons ATGGTGTTGACCTTGGCAATGGAGTCGGTTTCTGTTAGTCATACAATCTTTGCAACGAATCAAAGGAACCCCGTTAGAATTTCACCACCAATTCATGTAGGAAGAAAGTTTCACTTCCGAGCTGCTCGTTGTCGCTTTggtttcctctcttgttccaAGAAATCTAATTTCCAAG ATTTTCAGGGCTTTGCAAAACCTTCACGTCTTTTACCATCCACAGAACTTAAAGTCTGTACAGAGACCTTGggagaaaatattttttcatctACCAGCTTGAATGGAGCACGGTCTTTTTACAAG AGGATACCTGCATATTTGTTAATTGAAGATCCTGCAAAGTTAGAGAACGTTACAGAGCCTGAAACTCTCTATTTCCAAAGAGGTTCAGTTGATGAATTTGTCTTTGAGGGACCGAACTTGGGGAAGGTTGAAGCTCTTTGGATCAGTCTTGAATCAG GTCAGTGGAGATTAGGAGGTGTCAGCCTGATCATCCTTAATGCATCTCAACCTTCCTTTGAGGAAGATTATGGGGACAATGTTGAATTTATTGGTTCTAAATATAACTTCAAAGTTGATGAGATCTTGCTTGGAGAGGGTGGTGATGAGTCCATGGTGGAACTAAGACCTTGCCTTGTTACTGAGTTATCTGGGCCTAATCTCTTCAAAATGTTTAGCAAGGGCTTCTCACAACCAACTTTACCCTTGAGTGACCAGATATCTAATGAGAAAAGTATGAAGGAATATGCAGATTTGAAGTTCTCTTTGTTACTATATGATGCTGTTCTTATATTTGTTGGTACATCGTTTGCATCCTTCTCAATTGGGGAAAGTTCTGCTCTCGCATTCTTACTCGGCGGGATCAGTGGTTTTCTATATTTGTTGCTATTGCAAAGGTCTGTTGATGGATTATCAGCTTCAGAATTAATCTCCAAGAATCCTGGAGATCAAATGGTCAGATTTAGGAGTCCACTTTCAATCCTGGCACTGGCTGTGGCACTTTCTTTATTAGCAGTTAAGTATGGCGTGGGAGATACTCCATTTGTGTTGACTCCGAAAGAACTCTTGGTTGGAATGATAGGATTTCTTGTATGCAAAGTTGCAGTGGTTTTGGCTGCATTTAAGCCCTTGCCTGTGAGTATCGAGGAGAGGGAGTGA
- the LOC18589602 gene encoding uncharacterized protein LOC18589602 isoform X1, with protein MVLTLAMESVSVSHTIFATNQRNPVRISPPIHVGRKFHFRAARCRFGFLSCSKKSNFQDFQGFAKPSRLLPSTELKVCTETLGENIFSSTSLNGARSFYKVRLQTSRMYGSSLSNINAGILLCLIDEKGDSILQRIPAYLLIEDPAKLENVTEPETLYFQRGSVDEFVFEGPNLGKVEALWISLESGQWRLGGVSLIILNASQPSFEEDYGDNVEFIGSKYNFKVDEILLGEGGDESMVELRPCLVTELSGPNLFKMFSKGFSQPTLPLSDQISNEKSMKEYADLKFSLLLYDAVLIFVGTSFASFSIGESSALAFLLGGISGFLYLLLLQRSVDGLSASELISKNPGDQMVRFRSPLSILALAVALSLLAVKYGVGDTPFVLTPKELLVGMIGFLVCKVAVVLAAFKPLPVSIEERE; from the exons ATGGTGTTGACCTTGGCAATGGAGTCGGTTTCTGTTAGTCATACAATCTTTGCAACGAATCAAAGGAACCCCGTTAGAATTTCACCACCAATTCATGTAGGAAGAAAGTTTCACTTCCGAGCTGCTCGTTGTCGCTTTggtttcctctcttgttccaAGAAATCTAATTTCCAAG ATTTTCAGGGCTTTGCAAAACCTTCACGTCTTTTACCATCCACAGAACTTAAAGTCTGTACAGAGACCTTGggagaaaatattttttcatctACCAGCTTGAATGGAGCACGGTCTTTTTACAAGGTTAGGTTGCAAACAAGTAGAATGTATGGCTCAAGTTTGAGTAATATAAATGCTGGAATACtcttatgtttgatagatgaGAAAGGTGATTCAATATTACAGAGGATACCTGCATATTTGTTAATTGAAGATCCTGCAAAGTTAGAGAACGTTACAGAGCCTGAAACTCTCTATTTCCAAAGAGGTTCAGTTGATGAATTTGTCTTTGAGGGACCGAACTTGGGGAAGGTTGAAGCTCTTTGGATCAGTCTTGAATCAG GTCAGTGGAGATTAGGAGGTGTCAGCCTGATCATCCTTAATGCATCTCAACCTTCCTTTGAGGAAGATTATGGGGACAATGTTGAATTTATTGGTTCTAAATATAACTTCAAAGTTGATGAGATCTTGCTTGGAGAGGGTGGTGATGAGTCCATGGTGGAACTAAGACCTTGCCTTGTTACTGAGTTATCTGGGCCTAATCTCTTCAAAATGTTTAGCAAGGGCTTCTCACAACCAACTTTACCCTTGAGTGACCAGATATCTAATGAGAAAAGTATGAAGGAATATGCAGATTTGAAGTTCTCTTTGTTACTATATGATGCTGTTCTTATATTTGTTGGTACATCGTTTGCATCCTTCTCAATTGGGGAAAGTTCTGCTCTCGCATTCTTACTCGGCGGGATCAGTGGTTTTCTATATTTGTTGCTATTGCAAAGGTCTGTTGATGGATTATCAGCTTCAGAATTAATCTCCAAGAATCCTGGAGATCAAATGGTCAGATTTAGGAGTCCACTTTCAATCCTGGCACTGGCTGTGGCACTTTCTTTATTAGCAGTTAAGTATGGCGTGGGAGATACTCCATTTGTGTTGACTCCGAAAGAACTCTTGGTTGGAATGATAGGATTTCTTGTATGCAAAGTTGCAGTGGTTTTGGCTGCATTTAAGCCCTTGCCTGTGAGTATCGAGGAGAGGGAGTGA